In Anaerostipes hadrus ATCC 29173 = JCM 17467, a single genomic region encodes these proteins:
- a CDS encoding cation diffusion facilitator family transporter, translated as MTNLLISLFIKHKENVKDAKVRNAYGKMAGIVGICCNIFLFATKFFAGIITGAISITADAFNNLSDAASSIITLVGFGMAGKPADEDHPFGHGRMEYVSGLVVSILILMMGVELFKTSVEKVIHPEVITEQWISYVILVISIALKFWMYMFNKGIGWRIHSETMKATAADSLNDCISTAAVVGGMLVFHYFHLNVDGIVGIFVACFVLWGGYESIKDTMNPLLGESPDPELIAKITETVLNHKMVIGVHDIVVHDYGPGRRIVSLHAEVPYNKDMMEVHDLMDHIEMRLMEEYHCEATIHMDPVVTDDEEVNETRKEVFNIVKKYDKTLSVHDFRMVKGPTHTNVIFDLVIPYGKDYEPEKIVKDLKKKIKDEMQGKHYAVIRVDRF; from the coding sequence ATGACAAACTTATTAATATCATTATTTATTAAACACAAAGAAAATGTAAAGGATGCAAAAGTAAGAAATGCTTATGGAAAGATGGCAGGGATTGTAGGAATCTGTTGTAACATCTTCTTATTTGCAACCAAATTTTTCGCAGGAATCATCACAGGAGCAATCTCTATCACAGCAGATGCGTTTAACAATTTATCTGACGCAGCATCTTCTATTATCACACTTGTCGGATTTGGAATGGCTGGAAAACCAGCAGATGAAGATCATCCATTCGGACATGGAAGGATGGAATATGTATCAGGACTTGTTGTATCTATCCTGATCTTGATGATGGGAGTGGAATTATTTAAAACATCAGTAGAAAAAGTGATTCATCCAGAGGTGATCACAGAACAATGGATTTCTTATGTAATATTAGTGATCTCGATCGCATTAAAATTTTGGATGTATATGTTTAACAAAGGAATCGGATGGAGAATTCATTCTGAAACGATGAAAGCGACAGCAGCGGATAGTTTAAATGATTGTATTTCAACAGCAGCAGTTGTTGGAGGAATGCTTGTATTCCATTATTTCCATTTAAATGTTGATGGAATTGTTGGAATCTTTGTTGCATGTTTTGTACTCTGGGGTGGTTATGAATCAATCAAAGATACTATGAACCCACTATTAGGAGAATCCCCAGATCCAGAATTGATCGCTAAGATCACAGAGACTGTATTAAATCATAAGATGGTCATCGGAGTTCATGATATCGTTGTTCACGACTATGGTCCAGGAAGAAGAATTGTCTCTTTGCATGCAGAAGTTCCATACAATAAAGACATGATGGAAGTACATGATCTGATGGATCATATTGAAATGCGTTTGATGGAAGAATATCACTGCGAAGCAACAATCCATATGGATCCTGTAGTGACGGATGATGAGGAAGTGAATGAGACAAGAAAAGAAGTTTTTAATATTGTTAAGAAATATGACAAGACACTGTCAGTTCATGACTTTCGAATGGTCAAAGGTCCGACACATACGAATGTGATCTTTGATCTTGTGATTCCTTATGGGAAAGATTATGAGCCAGAGAAGATCGTGAAGGATCTTAAGAAGAAGATTAAAGACGAGATGCAGGGGAAACATTATGCAGTGATTCGTGTAGACAGATTCTGA
- the rfbD gene encoding dTDP-4-dehydrorhamnose reductase — MRVFVTGVKGQLGYDVMNELEKQGLEGIGVDIDEMDITDADQVNKVIKEAAPDAVIHCAAYTAVDAAEDNEEICRKVNAQGTENIAKVCEELDIKMMYISTDYVFNGQGERPWEPDDKREPLNVYGQTKYEGELAIEEHVKKFFTVRIAWVFGVNGKNFIKTMLNLGKTHDHLTVVNDQTGSPTYTYDLARLLVDMIQTDKYGRYHATNEGICTWYEFACEIFKQAGMNVSVAPVSSDEYPAKAKRPSNSRMDKSKLTANGFTPLPTWQDALSRYLKEIEY, encoded by the coding sequence ATGAGAGTTTTTGTCACAGGAGTCAAAGGACAGCTTGGTTATGACGTAATGAACGAACTAGAAAAACAGGGGCTTGAAGGAATTGGTGTGGATATTGATGAAATGGATATCACAGATGCCGATCAGGTAAATAAAGTGATCAAAGAAGCAGCACCAGATGCAGTGATCCACTGTGCAGCATACACAGCCGTTGATGCTGCAGAAGATAACGAAGAAATCTGCAGAAAAGTTAATGCACAGGGAACAGAAAATATCGCAAAAGTCTGTGAAGAATTAGATATCAAAATGATGTATATCAGCACAGACTATGTATTTAACGGGCAGGGTGAGCGACCTTGGGAACCAGATGATAAGAGAGAACCTCTTAATGTCTATGGACAGACAAAATATGAAGGGGAACTTGCTATCGAAGAACATGTAAAGAAATTTTTTACAGTCCGTATCGCCTGGGTATTTGGAGTGAATGGAAAGAACTTTATCAAAACAATGTTAAACTTAGGAAAGACACACGATCATTTAACCGTTGTCAATGACCAGACAGGGTCACCAACATACACATATGATCTTGCAAGATTGTTAGTGGATATGATCCAGACAGACAAATATGGAAGATATCATGCAACAAATGAAGGAATTTGCACATGGTATGAATTTGCCTGTGAAATCTTCAAACAGGCAGGGATGAACGTATCCGTTGCACCAGTCAGCAGTGACGAATATCCTGCGAAGGCAAAACGTCCATCTAACAGCAGAATGGATAAGAGCAAGCTGACAGCCAATGGATTTACACCATTACCAACATGGCAGGATGCATTAAGCAGATATTTAAAAGAGATTGAATATTAA
- the rfbA gene encoding glucose-1-phosphate thymidylyltransferase RfbA, with amino-acid sequence MKGIILAGGSGTRLYPLTMVTSKQLLPIYDKPMIYYPLSVLMNAGIRDILIISTPSDTPRFESLLGDGHQFGVNLSYAVQPSPDGLAQAFIIGEDFIGDDSVAMVLGDNIFHGHGLKKRLLRAANKKEGATVFGYYVDDPERFGIVEFDSDGKAISIEEKPEKPKSNYCVTGLYFYDNNVVKYAKELKPSARGELEITDLNKIYLEKGELDVELLGQGFTWLDTGTHESLVEATNFVKTVETHQHRKIACLEEIAYLNHWITKDQLLTDIEPLKKNQYGQYLMDVMAGKFLDK; translated from the coding sequence ATGAAGGGAATTATTCTTGCCGGAGGTTCCGGTACCAGACTGTACCCATTAACCATGGTAACATCCAAACAGTTACTGCCAATTTATGATAAACCAATGATCTATTATCCATTATCTGTATTAATGAATGCAGGAATCCGTGATATTCTTATCATTTCCACACCAAGTGATACGCCAAGATTTGAGTCTTTGTTAGGAGACGGACATCAGTTTGGAGTGAACTTATCTTATGCAGTGCAGCCATCACCAGACGGACTTGCACAGGCATTTATCATTGGAGAAGATTTTATCGGAGATGACAGTGTAGCTATGGTCCTTGGAGATAACATTTTCCACGGACATGGATTGAAGAAACGCCTGTTACGTGCCGCAAATAAAAAAGAAGGAGCAACTGTTTTCGGATACTATGTAGATGATCCAGAACGCTTCGGAATCGTTGAATTTGATTCTGATGGAAAAGCCATTTCCATTGAGGAAAAACCAGAAAAGCCAAAATCAAACTACTGTGTCACAGGATTATACTTCTACGATAACAATGTCGTAAAATATGCAAAAGAATTAAAACCATCTGCCAGAGGAGAATTAGAGATTACAGATTTAAATAAGATCTATCTGGAAAAAGGTGAGTTAGATGTTGAATTACTTGGACAGGGATTTACATGGTTAGATACAGGAACACATGAATCCTTAGTGGAAGCAACAAACTTTGTAAAAACAGTCGAAACACATCAGCACAGAAAGATCGCCTGCTTAGAAGAGATCGCATATTTAAATCACTGGATCACAAAGGACCAGTTATTAACAGATATCGAACCATTAAAGAAAAACCAGTATGGACAGTATTTAATGGACGTTATGGCAGGAAAATTTTTAGATAAATAA
- a CDS encoding GNAT family N-acetyltransferase codes for MLDKSLVYKDIVMCLPFEDLEDLKIPVLPDGYSYKMFESGDEIAWAKLEVLVGEFDCFEDASAYFAKTFLTHEELLADRVCFIVNPEGEIVATTSAWFKTNGDIRFPLIHWVSTSPKEQRKGLGKAIVLFALSRFLVVEPDADFIFLHTHTWAYKAVCMYQKMGFRITKKALPNSRTDFSCLDVLKDVLPNSIIAQLLEKD; via the coding sequence ATGCTTGATAAGTCTCTTGTTTATAAAGATATTGTGATGTGTCTGCCTTTTGAGGATTTAGAGGATCTTAAGATTCCTGTTTTGCCTGATGGATATTCTTATAAGATGTTTGAATCTGGGGATGAGATTGCTTGGGCGAAGCTTGAAGTGTTGGTTGGAGAGTTTGATTGTTTTGAGGATGCTTCTGCTTATTTTGCTAAAACTTTTTTAACTCATGAAGAACTTTTAGCTGACCGGGTTTGTTTTATTGTGAATCCTGAGGGAGAGATTGTTGCTACGACGAGTGCTTGGTTTAAGACAAATGGCGATATTCGGTTTCCTTTGATTCATTGGGTGTCTACTTCTCCTAAAGAACAGAGGAAGGGGCTTGGGAAGGCAATTGTTTTGTTTGCTTTGTCTCGTTTTCTTGTTGTAGAACCGGATGCTGATTTTATTTTTCTTCATACACATACTTGGGCTTATAAGGCTGTTTGTATGTATCAGAAGATGGGCTTTCGTATTACGAAAAAAGCCCTGCCAAATAGCAGGACTGATTTTTCTTGTCTGGATGTTTTGAAAGATGTGCTTCCTAATTCGATTATTGCTCAGCTTTTAGAGAAAGATTAA
- a CDS encoding 3-isopropylmalate dehydratase large subunit, producing the protein MGQTMIEKIISRNVGVDSVKPGQIQTVNVDRVMIHDIFIPFVAEKFEEMGFTKLWDPDKVVLIYDHMVPASTTDDIRHFKIGDAFAKKYGMKNVHRSDGICHQLMTECGYAKPGNIVFGTDSHTTTYGCVGCFSSGIGYTEMAAILGTGEMWVRVPETIKVVIDGKLPENVSSKDIILRLIGDLTAAGATYKALEFSGSTVDEMSVAARMTMSNMAIEAGAKAALFAPDEKTAEYSKVDLADVDWLYGDEDAEYCQTITYKAEDLVPVVACPSQVDKIRAVKEVEGTELDQVFIGSCTNGRLEDLKVAAEILKGKKVADYVKLIVTPASRKIYKQAVDAGYMKILAEAGAIITHPGCGLCCGRAGGIMTDGERVLATNNRNFLGRMGTSKVEIYLGSPKTAAASAIAGKIVEA; encoded by the coding sequence ATGGGACAGACAATGATTGAAAAGATCATCAGCAGAAACGTTGGTGTTGACAGTGTAAAACCAGGACAGATCCAGACAGTAAATGTAGACCGTGTTATGATCCATGATATCTTTATTCCATTCGTAGCGGAGAAATTCGAAGAAATGGGATTTACAAAGTTATGGGACCCAGACAAAGTTGTATTGATCTATGACCATATGGTACCAGCAAGTACAACAGACGATATCAGACATTTCAAGATCGGTGATGCATTTGCCAAGAAATATGGCATGAAAAATGTTCACAGAAGTGATGGGATCTGCCATCAGTTAATGACAGAATGTGGATATGCGAAACCTGGGAATATCGTATTCGGAACAGATTCTCATACAACAACTTATGGTTGTGTTGGATGTTTCTCTTCAGGAATCGGTTATACAGAGATGGCAGCGATCCTTGGAACAGGAGAGATGTGGGTAAGAGTTCCAGAGACGATCAAAGTAGTCATTGATGGAAAACTTCCTGAAAATGTAAGTTCTAAAGATATTATCTTACGATTGATCGGAGATTTAACAGCAGCTGGAGCTACTTATAAAGCATTAGAATTCTCTGGAAGCACAGTTGATGAGATGAGTGTTGCAGCCAGAATGACAATGTCAAATATGGCAATCGAAGCAGGAGCGAAAGCAGCACTTTTCGCACCGGATGAAAAGACAGCTGAATATTCTAAGGTAGATTTAGCTGATGTTGATTGGTTATATGGAGATGAAGATGCTGAGTATTGCCAGACAATCACATATAAAGCAGAAGATTTAGTACCAGTAGTGGCATGTCCATCACAGGTAGATAAGATCAGAGCTGTCAAAGAAGTCGAAGGAACAGAGCTTGATCAGGTATTTATCGGATCTTGTACAAATGGAAGATTAGAAGATCTGAAAGTGGCAGCAGAGATCTTAAAAGGAAAGAAAGTTGCTGATTATGTAAAATTGATCGTAACACCAGCTAGTAGAAAGATTTATAAACAGGCAGTGGATGCTGGATACATGAAGATTTTGGCAGAAGCCGGAGCAATCATCACGCATCCAGGATGTGGATTATGTTGTGGACGTGCAGGCGGGATCATGACAGATGGAGAACGTGTTCTTGCAACAAACAACCGTAACTTCTTAGGAAGAATGGGAACGTCAAAAGTAGAAATCTACTTAGGATCACCTAAGACAGCAGCTGCATCAGCAATCGCAGGTAAGATCGTAGAAGCATAA
- the rfbC gene encoding dTDP-4-dehydrorhamnose 3,5-epimerase, whose product MGKITVTPCDIEGLYVIEPTVFKDERGYFVETYNQNDMKEAGLDMVFVQDNQSMSTRGVLRGLHFQKQFPQGKLVRVVRGKVFDVAVDLRSDSKTYGKWFGVELSAENMKQFYIPEGFAHGFLVLSDEAEFCYKCTDFYHPGDEGGLAWNDPEIGVEWPLEEGVDLIISEKDQKWKGLKDTFKF is encoded by the coding sequence ATGGGAAAAATTACAGTAACACCTTGCGATATTGAAGGACTTTATGTTATTGAACCAACAGTATTTAAAGATGAAAGAGGATATTTCGTAGAAACATATAACCAGAACGACATGAAAGAAGCAGGACTTGATATGGTATTCGTACAGGATAACCAGTCTATGTCTACAAGAGGCGTACTTCGTGGATTACATTTCCAGAAACAGTTTCCACAGGGAAAATTAGTACGAGTTGTGCGAGGAAAAGTATTTGACGTAGCTGTAGACTTAAGATCTGATTCCAAAACTTATGGAAAATGGTTCGGTGTAGAATTATCAGCAGAAAATATGAAACAGTTCTATATTCCGGAAGGATTTGCACATGGTTTCTTAGTATTATCTGATGAAGCAGAATTCTGCTACAAATGTACAGATTTCTATCATCCAGGAGACGAAGGCGGTCTTGCATGGAATGATCCAGAAATCGGAGTTGAATGGCCATTAGAAGAAGGCGTTGACTTGATCATTTCTGAAAAAGACCAAAAATGGAAAGGTTTAAAAGACACATTTAAGTTTTAA
- a CDS encoding 3-isopropylmalate dehydratase small subunit — protein MEQFKGKVWVLGDDIDTDIIIPTEYLALPTVEDMKQYGFSPLRPELAGQIGEGDIIVAGSNFGCGSSREQAPEIIKALKVKCVIAKSFARIFFRNSINNGLLLIENDKIQDAVKEGDEIEVTLGEKITYNGTDYEIHSLPDNLMEIINAGGLVEAMKKRNGVK, from the coding sequence ATGGAACAGTTTAAAGGAAAGGTTTGGGTGCTTGGAGATGACATTGATACAGACATCATCATCCCAACAGAATATCTGGCACTCCCAACCGTAGAAGATATGAAACAGTATGGATTTTCTCCACTTCGTCCAGAATTAGCAGGACAGATCGGTGAAGGAGATATTATCGTAGCAGGAAGCAACTTTGGATGCGGTTCTTCAAGAGAACAGGCACCAGAGATTATCAAAGCATTAAAAGTTAAATGCGTCATTGCTAAATCATTTGCACGTATTTTCTTTCGTAATTCCATCAATAATGGATTACTGTTAATTGAGAATGACAAGATTCAGGATGCAGTTAAAGAAGGCGATGAGATTGAAGTTACTTTAGGAGAGAAGATCACATATAATGGTACAGATTATGAGATCCATTCCCTTCCAGATAACTTGATGGAGATCATCAACGCTGGTGGATTAGTAGAAGCTATGAAGAAAAGAAATGGGGTGAAATAA
- a CDS encoding 3-isopropylmalate dehydratase large subunit, producing the protein MGMTIGEKIIARAAKVDQVKAGEIHTIEVDRLMSNDGTTHLTIDMYHNQLKHPKIADKDKLVFIMDHNVPAENPKTAAAHRKMRNFAKEHEIKLYEGKGVCHQIMVENHVCPGEFIMGADSHTCTYGALGAFGTGIGCTDFLYAMVTGQSWVLVPDTIRFNLHGKLREGVYARDLMLSIIGMVGANGCNYKIMEFAGEGAHNLDIDERLVLCNLAVEAGAKTGIVEPDEKVVEYVESRGRKAENLFKSDDDAVFEKVYDINLDEIKPVVARPHQIDDVVDAKEVKDVKIDEAFLGSCNNGRIEELRVAAEILKGKKVSDSVRFLIAPASNEVYMQALDEGLIDIFMESGAMVMNCNCSVCWGSCQGVIGKDEVLISTGTRNFKGRAGHPDSYVYLGSAATVTASAIEGKITTADQI; encoded by the coding sequence ATGGGAATGACCATCGGAGAAAAGATTATTGCAAGAGCTGCGAAAGTAGATCAGGTAAAAGCAGGAGAGATCCATACGATTGAAGTTGACCGTTTAATGAGTAATGATGGAACGACACATTTAACAATTGATATGTATCATAACCAGTTAAAACATCCAAAGATCGCGGACAAAGACAAACTGGTATTTATCATGGACCACAATGTGCCTGCGGAGAATCCAAAAACAGCAGCAGCACATAGAAAGATGCGTAATTTTGCAAAAGAGCATGAGATCAAATTATATGAAGGAAAAGGTGTCTGCCATCAGATCATGGTAGAGAATCATGTATGTCCAGGAGAATTTATCATGGGTGCAGACTCCCATACGTGTACATATGGAGCTTTAGGAGCATTTGGTACAGGGATCGGATGTACTGATTTCTTATACGCTATGGTAACAGGACAGTCTTGGGTATTAGTTCCAGACACGATCCGTTTTAACCTGCATGGTAAATTAAGAGAAGGTGTATACGCCAGAGATTTAATGCTTTCTATCATCGGAATGGTTGGAGCAAATGGATGTAACTACAAGATCATGGAATTTGCTGGAGAAGGTGCTCATAACCTTGATATTGATGAACGTTTAGTTCTTTGCAACCTTGCTGTTGAAGCAGGAGCTAAGACTGGAATCGTTGAGCCAGATGAGAAAGTTGTAGAATACGTAGAAAGTCGTGGAAGAAAAGCTGAGAACTTATTCAAGAGCGATGATGATGCGGTATTTGAGAAAGTTTATGATATCAACTTAGACGAGATCAAACCAGTTGTTGCAAGACCTCATCAGATCGATGATGTTGTGGATGCCAAAGAAGTCAAGGATGTGAAGATCGATGAAGCATTCTTAGGATCATGTAACAATGGACGTATCGAAGAATTAAGAGTCGCTGCTGAAATCTTAAAAGGTAAGAAAGTAAGTGACAGCGTAAGATTTTTGATCGCACCAGCTTCCAATGAAGTTTATATGCAGGCATTAGATGAAGGTCTGATCGATATTTTCATGGAATCCGGAGCAATGGTTATGAACTGTAACTGCAGCGTTTGCTGGGGAAGCTGTCAGGGTGTCATCGGGAAAGATGAAGTTTTGATTTCTACAGGAACAAGAAATTTCAAAGGACGTGCCGGACATCCAGATTCTTATGTGTATTTAGGATCCGCAGCGACAGTTACAGCATCAGCGATCGAAGGTAAGATCACAACAGCAGACCAGATTTAA
- a CDS encoding MerR family transcriptional regulator, whose amino-acid sequence MTKDGYYTSGEFAKKANVTLRTIRYYDRQGILKPSKVADNGYRLYTDADFAKLQKILSLKYLGFSLEEIMTMTINDEDQDFIKESIGLQLYLVQKKMEHLKLVEQSLEEMEQKMDNEEEIDWTQMMNLLHVTNLEKGLVEQYKNASNLDIRIGLHQKYSQNPQPWFEWIYEQLNLKEKDKVLELGCGTGELWKNKNLPKNVHVTLSDQSQGMVKDARNYVGEGKGQISYQMIDCRQIPKEDHSFDKVIANHVLFYLDDRQQVFNEIKRVLKQNGTFICSTYGSSHMQEITQLIKDFDERITLSDHKLYDVFGLENGEEQLKKVFSQVKEIDYEDELLVDQPEPLISYILSCHGNQHEYLNHRYLEFKDFVRKKMAAKGVIKITKSAGIFICKP is encoded by the coding sequence ATGACAAAAGATGGATACTATACATCCGGTGAATTTGCAAAAAAAGCCAATGTAACACTAAGAACGATCCGCTACTATGACCGTCAAGGCATCTTAAAGCCAAGTAAAGTTGCAGACAATGGATATCGTCTTTATACAGATGCCGATTTTGCCAAATTACAAAAAATCTTGTCATTAAAATACCTCGGATTTTCTTTGGAAGAGATCATGACGATGACGATCAACGATGAAGATCAGGATTTCATTAAAGAGTCTATCGGCTTACAGTTATACCTTGTACAAAAAAAGATGGAACACTTAAAACTGGTAGAGCAATCCTTAGAAGAGATGGAACAAAAGATGGATAATGAAGAAGAAATCGACTGGACACAGATGATGAATCTTCTTCACGTAACCAATCTGGAAAAAGGATTGGTAGAACAATATAAGAATGCATCAAATCTTGATATCCGTATCGGACTTCATCAAAAATATTCACAAAATCCACAACCATGGTTTGAATGGATCTATGAGCAGTTAAACTTAAAAGAAAAAGACAAAGTATTAGAACTAGGATGTGGAACAGGGGAACTATGGAAGAATAAAAATCTTCCAAAAAATGTCCATGTTACTTTATCCGACCAGTCACAAGGTATGGTAAAAGATGCCAGGAACTATGTCGGAGAGGGAAAAGGACAGATTTCTTATCAGATGATCGACTGTAGACAGATTCCAAAAGAAGATCACAGTTTCGATAAAGTGATCGCAAACCATGTATTATTTTATCTGGATGACCGACAACAAGTATTTAACGAAATCAAAAGAGTTCTAAAACAAAATGGAACATTTATCTGCAGTACCTATGGAAGCAGTCATATGCAGGAAATTACCCAGCTGATCAAAGATTTTGATGAAAGGATCACGCTTTCTGATCACAAATTATATGATGTCTTTGGTCTGGAAAATGGAGAAGAACAATTAAAAAAAGTATTTTCACAAGTAAAAGAAATTGACTATGAGGATGAATTGTTAGTCGATCAGCCAGAACCACTGATCTCCTATATTTTATCCTGTCACGGAAATCAGCATGAATATTTAAATCATCGTTATTTAGAATTTAAAGACTTTGTAAGAAAGAAGATGGCAGCCAAAGGAGTGATCAAGATCACAAAATCTGCCGGGATTTTTATATGTAAACCATAA
- a CDS encoding VanZ family protein translates to MRVQKQTKRVLYWGITLVLMILIFSFSAKNGTSSAGMSIGYAKELARILSFLGFFQIHSNADLMMHAEAVHTFVRKTAHFTEYAVLGFFTYKAVSCDVLDRKKAVLTAQLISTGYASTDEIHQMFVPGREGKVFDVMIDSCGAFCGIMVSLITQKLIEKKKGNQI, encoded by the coding sequence ATGAGAGTACAGAAACAGACAAAACGAGTGTTATACTGGGGGATAACACTCGTTTTGATGATTTTGATTTTTTCATTTTCTGCAAAGAACGGCACATCCTCAGCAGGGATGAGTATCGGATATGCGAAAGAACTTGCAAGGATCCTAAGCTTTCTTGGATTTTTCCAGATTCATTCTAATGCTGATCTTATGATGCATGCAGAAGCGGTGCATACGTTTGTTAGAAAAACAGCACATTTTACGGAATATGCAGTACTTGGATTCTTTACTTATAAGGCGGTGTCATGTGATGTGCTAGATCGAAAGAAAGCAGTATTGACCGCACAGTTGATTTCTACAGGATATGCATCAACAGATGAGATTCATCAGATGTTTGTTCCAGGACGAGAAGGAAAAGTATTTGATGTGATGATCGATAGCTGTGGGGCGTTTTGTGGAATTATGGTATCTTTGATCACGCAGAAATTGATAGAGAAAAAGAAAGGAAATCAGATTTAA
- the rfbB gene encoding dTDP-glucose 4,6-dehydratase yields the protein MKILVTGGAGFIGGNFVHHMVNKYPDYEIVNLDLLTYAGNLETLKPVEDKPNYKFVKGDIADREFIMDLFEKEKFDIVVNFAAESHVDRSIEDPSIFVKTNVEGTVVLLDAAKKYGVKRYHQVSTDEVYGDLPLDRPDLFFTETTPLHTSSPYSSSKASADLFVLAYHRTFGLPVTISRCSNNYGPYHFPEKLIPLMISRALADEELPVYGKGENVRDWLHVSDHCEAIDLIIHKGKVGEVYNVGGHNERTNLEVVKTILKALDKPESLIKFVTDRPGHDMRYAIDPTKLETELGWEPKYNFDTGIAQTIEWYLNNKEWWQNILSGEYANYFDKMYGNRL from the coding sequence ATGAAAATATTAGTAACCGGTGGAGCCGGATTTATCGGTGGAAACTTTGTTCATCATATGGTAAACAAATATCCTGATTACGAGATCGTAAACTTGGATTTATTAACATATGCAGGAAACCTTGAAACATTAAAACCAGTGGAAGACAAACCAAATTACAAATTTGTCAAAGGTGATATCGCAGACCGTGAATTTATCATGGATTTATTTGAAAAAGAAAAATTCGATATCGTTGTAAACTTCGCAGCAGAAAGCCATGTAGACCGTTCTATTGAAGATCCATCTATTTTTGTAAAAACAAATGTAGAAGGGACAGTCGTACTGTTAGATGCAGCAAAGAAATACGGTGTAAAACGTTACCATCAGGTATCTACAGATGAAGTATACGGAGATCTTCCATTAGATCGCCCAGATTTATTCTTCACAGAGACAACACCACTGCACACATCAAGCCCATACAGCAGTTCCAAAGCAAGTGCAGACTTATTTGTATTAGCTTACCACAGAACATTTGGACTTCCAGTGACGATCTCAAGATGCTCAAACAACTACGGACCATATCATTTCCCAGAGAAGCTGATTCCACTAATGATCAGCCGTGCCTTAGCAGACGAAGAACTTCCAGTCTATGGAAAAGGTGAAAATGTCCGTGACTGGTTACACGTATCTGACCACTGCGAAGCTATTGACCTGATCATCCACAAAGGAAAAGTCGGGGAAGTTTACAACGTAGGTGGACATAACGAACGTACTAACTTAGAAGTTGTAAAGACAATCTTAAAAGCGTTAGACAAACCAGAAAGCCTGATCAAATTCGTAACAGACCGTCCAGGACATGACATGCGTTATGCGATCGATCCAACAAAACTAGAGACAGAACTTGGATGGGAACCAAAATATAACTTTGACACAGGAATTGCACAGACAATCGAATGGTACTTAAATAACAAAGAATGGTGGCAGAACATTTTATCTGGAGAGTATGCAAACTATTTCGATAAGATGTACGGAAACCGCTTATAG